A region of Campylobacter armoricus DNA encodes the following proteins:
- a CDS encoding SLC13 family permease, which produces MKIIVTLSILFLLILLISNKIKPFVLFGSVAVLYYLLGYLNLNIWLSSYTSESLIVLILLLLVSLAIEKSVVISWCSKFIIGKNYHLSLLKLGVVTASISAFLNNTAVVASFMSIIKNNKFQAPSKLLIPLSYFSIVGGTMTLIGTSTNLIVNSFVVQNGLESLKIFDFFAVGFCISIGVLIVLLIFNFLLPEYKERENVINEYLIDVKVLKNSPLVGKTIQENGLRNLEFLFLLEIQRKDGLVTPVSHNELIKEDDVLVFSGDITHLETLKKFDGLQIGSQDLKLETLNLVDVVINSESNLIGKSVKEANFRAKFDAGIVALKRGSKNISKIGQSLLRAGDRLVLSVGKDFHSRDNINKNFYIISNIMQNQKLSNTQSFIVIFAFLAIIALSALELVSLLKALLVFLACLFIFKIISFDEVKRRFPLEIFIIVGSSLAITKVLVDSGLARDLAEFIIGTFGVYGLYGSFVGIYLLTLLLTEIITNNAAAALAFPIAYSTALALEVNPTPFILAVAYGASCAFLMPHGYQTHLMVGSICGYKTTDFIKIGWIVSLTYSAIVLTIIPVFFSF; this is translated from the coding sequence ATGAAAATCATTGTCACATTAAGTATTTTATTTTTGCTTATTTTGCTAATTAGTAATAAAATTAAACCTTTTGTTTTATTTGGTAGTGTAGCTGTGCTTTACTATCTTTTGGGGTATTTAAATTTAAATATTTGGCTTAGCTCTTATACGAGCGAATCTTTAATAGTGCTTATTTTGCTTTTGTTGGTTTCGCTAGCTATAGAAAAAAGCGTTGTGATAAGTTGGTGTTCTAAATTCATCATAGGTAAAAATTATCATCTATCGCTTTTAAAACTTGGAGTTGTTACAGCTAGTATTTCAGCTTTTTTAAATAATACTGCAGTAGTGGCAAGTTTTATGAGTATTATAAAAAATAACAAATTTCAAGCTCCTTCTAAACTACTCATTCCGCTTTCATATTTTTCCATAGTTGGTGGAACGATGACTTTGATAGGTACTTCAACTAATTTGATAGTCAATTCTTTTGTAGTGCAAAATGGCTTGGAAAGCTTAAAGATTTTTGATTTTTTTGCGGTGGGTTTTTGTATAAGTATTGGTGTGCTTATAGTGCTTTTGATTTTTAACTTTTTATTGCCTGAGTATAAAGAAAGAGAAAATGTCATTAATGAGTATTTAATCGATGTTAAAGTGTTGAAAAATAGCCCATTAGTGGGAAAAACTATACAAGAAAATGGCTTAAGAAATTTAGAGTTTTTGTTTTTACTTGAAATTCAAAGAAAAGATGGGCTTGTCACTCCTGTTAGTCATAATGAGCTTATAAAAGAAGATGATGTATTAGTTTTTAGTGGAGATATTACACATTTAGAGACTTTGAAAAAATTTGATGGCTTACAAATTGGCTCACAAGATTTAAAATTAGAAACATTAAATTTAGTAGATGTTGTTATAAATTCTGAGTCAAATTTGATAGGAAAAAGTGTTAAAGAAGCAAACTTTAGAGCTAAATTTGATGCTGGGATTGTAGCTCTAAAAAGGGGCTCAAAAAATATTTCAAAAATTGGCCAAAGTTTATTGCGAGCTGGAGATAGGCTTGTTTTAAGTGTAGGTAAGGATTTTCACTCAAGAGATAATATCAATAAAAACTTTTACATTATCTCAAATATCATGCAAAATCAAAAGTTAAGCAATACTCAAAGTTTTATAGTTATTTTTGCGTTTTTAGCCATCATTGCTTTATCGGCTTTGGAGTTAGTGTCTTTGCTTAAAGCACTGTTAGTGTTTCTAGCTTGCTTGTTTATATTTAAAATTATAAGTTTTGATGAAGTAAAAAGACGCTTTCCTTTGGAAATTTTTATTATAGTAGGATCTTCTTTGGCTATTACTAAAGTTTTAGTTGATAGTGGTTTAGCTAGAGATTTGGCTGAATTTATTATAGGAACTTTTGGGGTGTATGGATTATATGGTAGTTTTGTAGGGATTTATCTTCTAACTTTGCTTTTAACTGAAATCATTACTAATAATGCTGCTGCAGCTTTAGCTTTTCCTATCGCTTATAGCACTGCTTTAGCACTTGAAGTTAATCCAACTCCGTTTATATTAGCAGTTGCTTATGGAGCAAGTTGTGCGTTTTTAATGCCACATGGTTATCAAACTCACTTGATGGTAGGTTCAATTTGTGGGTATAAAACTACTGATTTTATAAAAATAGGATGGATAGTTTCCTTGACTTATTCAGCTATTGTTTTAACTATAATTCCAGTATTTTTCAGTTTTTAA
- the cysC gene encoding adenylyl-sulfate kinase yields the protein MSKNLTWHASSITKAQRAKLKNQKPCVLWFSGLSGSGKSTLANAVEKKLFEQGFHTYLLDGDNVRHGLNKDLGFDEASRVENIRRVGEVCKLFVDAGMIVLCAFISPFEKDRKLIKELLDEDKYIEIFVDTPLEICEKRDPKGLYRKARNGEIKNFTGIDSPYEKPKNPHIHIIKEDLNENADMILKFLDRKVK from the coding sequence ATGAGTAAAAATTTAACTTGGCATGCAAGTAGCATTACAAAAGCCCAAAGAGCTAAACTTAAAAATCAAAAACCATGTGTTTTATGGTTTAGCGGGCTTAGTGGTAGTGGTAAATCTACTTTGGCAAATGCGGTTGAAAAAAAACTTTTTGAGCAAGGTTTTCATACTTATCTTTTAGATGGGGATAATGTACGCCATGGACTTAATAAAGATTTGGGTTTTGATGAAGCTTCAAGAGTAGAAAACATAAGACGCGTAGGAGAAGTATGTAAGCTTTTTGTAGATGCTGGCATGATAGTGCTTTGTGCTTTTATATCGCCTTTTGAAAAAGATAGAAAACTTATAAAAGAACTTTTAGATGAGGATAAATATATAGAAATATTTGTTGATACACCTTTGGAAATTTGTGAAAAAAGAGATCCAAAAGGACTTTATAGAAAAGCAAGAAATGGAGAGATTAAAAATTTCACAGGTATAGATAGCCCTTATGAAAAACCTAAAAATCCGCATATACATATAATAAAAGAAGATCTTAATGAGAATGCAGATATGATTTTGAAATTTTTAGATAGGAAAGTTAAATGA
- a CDS encoding capsular polysaccharide biosynthesis protein, translated as MKFYTTSKKLKKNIKNFYNITLYHTYKNIIKEDVFVGWGRKKSGLKAIALAKKHNVKFLLLEDGFLRSLNLGVENSPSFSIVKDDVGIYYDASAPSKLENILNTYEFSTEELEQAKKAIEFIKKEKLSKYNNNLCVPKELFGANEERVLIITQVANDASLKFGLADSFSTQDIINEAIEENPSAKIYIKIHPDVLSGKKQSDFNVQDLPSRYVILKENYNPIELLSYFKKVYTKTSGMGFEALMLGRECVCYGMPFYAGWGLTQDKLECKRRLKKRSLEEMFYATYILYSEYFNPYLKQKSDIFDTIHTLAKYKKIEQANSNTLYFLGFTLWKRWFMKPFFKAKNNKIIFLNSLDELYKVHLKPKDKIFIWGKKYDKALLVKDFSNEIFLVEDGFLRSVFLGSDLTRPFSLIVDSKGLYIDPSKPSDLEDILQNYEFDESLKQRAKKLIATITKNKFSKYNGLKHERLNFNTSKKVILIPAQVEDDASMILGGAGFDTLKLLQSVREANEKVFIVFKPHPDVLSGNRKGLKDKNIILKYCDEIIENVSIDSAINACDEVHTITSTSGFDALLRGKKVVVYGKPFYAGWGLTTDLHQIPRRTRKLNLEELAAGVLILYPRYIHPKSKILCEVELALDIMLKMQKDYFFKFYLRWFIDIRIYILRKIRRLIEFILIR; from the coding sequence ATGAAATTTTACACCACATCCAAAAAACTAAAGAAAAATATTAAAAATTTTTATAATATAACTTTGTATCATACCTACAAAAACATTATTAAAGAAGATGTTTTTGTAGGTTGGGGTAGAAAAAAGTCAGGTTTAAAAGCCATAGCATTAGCTAAAAAGCATAATGTAAAATTTTTGCTTTTAGAGGATGGCTTTTTACGCTCGCTAAATTTAGGTGTAGAAAATAGTCCGAGTTTTTCTATTGTCAAAGATGATGTGGGAATTTATTACGATGCAAGTGCTCCATCTAAACTTGAAAATATTTTAAATACTTATGAGTTTAGTACTGAAGAATTAGAGCAAGCAAAAAAAGCTATAGAGTTTATAAAAAAAGAAAAACTTAGCAAGTATAATAATAATCTTTGCGTGCCAAAAGAGCTTTTTGGTGCTAATGAAGAACGCGTATTAATCATCACTCAAGTAGCAAATGATGCTTCGTTAAAATTTGGTTTAGCTGATAGTTTTTCAACTCAAGATATTATAAATGAGGCTATTGAAGAAAATCCAAGTGCTAAAATATACATTAAAATTCATCCTGATGTACTAAGTGGCAAAAAGCAAAGTGATTTTAATGTACAGGATTTACCAAGTAGGTATGTGATTTTAAAAGAAAATTATAATCCCATAGAATTACTAAGTTATTTTAAAAAAGTTTATACCAAGACTTCTGGTATGGGTTTTGAAGCATTGATGCTAGGAAGAGAATGTGTATGTTATGGTATGCCATTTTATGCAGGATGGGGTTTGACACAAGATAAGTTAGAGTGTAAAAGAAGGCTAAAAAAAAGAAGCTTAGAAGAAATGTTTTACGCCACTTATATTTTATATAGTGAATATTTTAATCCTTATCTAAAACAAAAAAGTGATATTTTTGATACTATTCATACCCTAGCAAAGTATAAAAAGATAGAACAAGCTAATTCAAATACTTTATATTTTTTAGGTTTTACTTTGTGGAAGCGTTGGTTTATGAAGCCATTTTTTAAAGCCAAAAATAATAAAATCATTTTTTTAAACTCACTAGATGAGCTTTATAAAGTCCATCTAAAACCTAAAGATAAAATTTTTATCTGGGGTAAAAAATACGACAAGGCTTTATTAGTAAAAGATTTTAGCAATGAAATATTTCTAGTAGAAGATGGCTTCTTGCGCTCAGTTTTTTTGGGTTCAGATCTCACACGCCCTTTTTCTTTGATAGTAGATAGTAAAGGTTTGTATATAGATCCAAGCAAGCCAAGTGATTTAGAAGATATTTTACAAAATTATGAATTTGATGAAAGTTTGAAGCAAAGAGCTAAAAAACTCATCGCCACTATCACAAAAAATAAATTTTCAAAGTACAATGGCCTAAAACATGAAAGATTAAATTTCAACACAAGTAAAAAAGTTATTTTAATCCCTGCTCAGGTGGAAGATGATGCTTCTATGATCTTAGGTGGTGCAGGGTTTGATACTTTAAAACTTTTACAAAGTGTAAGAGAGGCAAATGAAAAAGTCTTTATAGTTTTTAAACCTCACCCTGATGTTTTAAGCGGTAATCGCAAGGGTTTAAAAGATAAAAACATTATTTTAAAATATTGTGATGAAATTATAGAAAATGTCAGTATAGATAGTGCCATAAATGCTTGTGATGAAGTACATACTATAACCTCCACAAGTGGTTTTGATGCTCTTTTGCGTGGTAAAAAAGTGGTAGTGTATGGCAAGCCTTTTTATGCAGGTTGGGGTTTGACTACGGATTTACATCAAATTCCAAGACGCACAAGAAAACTTAACCTAGAAGAGCTTGCAGCAGGAGTTTTGATTCTTTATCCAAGATATATTCATCCAAAAAGTAAAATTTTATGTGAAGTTGAGCTTGCGTTAGATATAATGCTAAAAATGCAAAAAGATTATTTTTTTAAATTTTATTTGCGTTGGTTTATAGATATAAGAATTTATATATTAAGAAAAATAAGAAGATTAATAGAATTTATTTTGATTAGATGA